Proteins from one Melospiza melodia melodia isolate bMelMel2 chromosome 18, bMelMel2.pri, whole genome shotgun sequence genomic window:
- the PSMG3 gene encoding proteasome assembly chaperone 3 isoform X1 has translation MGMAVSLSPCLSQEKPGGAGVKSRARGFPLAMEASPIVTSKQREEVVHGVPTEVVCTAFSNSVLVVVTQYGKMGTIVYVDPNTIGDNVGRPSLTTKVLLGKDEVSPSFMSVPKTWWRLCRRKPGTNLFSSPWL, from the exons ATGGGGATGGCTGTGTCCCTGTCTCCATGTCTCTCTCAGGAAAAGCCTGGTGGAGCCGGGGTGAAAAGCAGGGCTCGAGGTTTCCCCCTCG CGATGGAAGCGAGTCCCATCGTGACGTCCAAGCAGCGAGAGGAGGTGGTGCACGGGGTGCCCACCGAGGTGGTGTGCACGGCCTTCTCCAACTCGGTGCTCGTGGTGGTCACACAGTACGGCAAGATGGGCACCATCGTCTACGTGGACCCCAACACCATCGGCGACAACGTGGGCAGGCCCTCGCTCACCACCAAGGTGCTGCTGGGCAAGGATGAGGTGAG CCCCTCGTTCATGTCTGTGCCAAAAACCTGGTGGCGTTTGTGTCGCAGGAAGCCGGGAACAAACCTGTTCTCCTCGCCATGGCTCTAA
- the PSMG3 gene encoding proteasome assembly chaperone 3 isoform X2, translated as MEASPIVTSKQREEVVHGVPTEVVCTAFSNSVLVVVTQYGKMGTIVYVDPNTIGDNVGRPSLTTKVLLGKDEPLVHVCAKNLVAFVSQEAGNKPVLLAMALKDKTMEGIQALREVIRSCQVW; from the exons ATGGAAGCGAGTCCCATCGTGACGTCCAAGCAGCGAGAGGAGGTGGTGCACGGGGTGCCCACCGAGGTGGTGTGCACGGCCTTCTCCAACTCGGTGCTCGTGGTGGTCACACAGTACGGCAAGATGGGCACCATCGTCTACGTGGACCCCAACACCATCGGCGACAACGTGGGCAGGCCCTCGCTCACCACCAAGGTGCTGCTGGGCAAGGATGAG CCCCTCGTTCATGTCTGTGCCAAAAACCTGGTGGCGTTTGTGTCGCAGGAAGCCGGGAACAAACCTGTTCTCCTCGCCATGGCTCTAAAGGACAAAACCATGGAAGGAATACAGGCCCTACGAGAAGTGATCCGAAGTTGCCAAGTGTGGTGA